CGATGCCATGAGCAACATCCCTGACTGGAATCAGGAATGGAACCAGATCAAGGGACACATGATGGCCCTGCTCAAGCCTCAGATGAACCTGAACCTGCTTGCCCCCCGCCAGCGCCTCGCACTGGAATACCTTGAGCGTGAGGGAGTTGAAAGCAAAGTCATCCTCGATCTTTTCCAGCAGCTGCGTGGCAACAAGTCCAAAGCCATCCTGCCCGAACTGGAAAATATAGCTCCGGTCCGTGCACTGGATTCACACAACTGGCCTCAAAAATTTCAAGCCCTCGCCGGACCGCACGGCGCAGGAAAAACTTCCACTATTATCCGCCTTGCACTCAAAGAAAAAAAAGAGAACCCCGCAGCCCGCATCTGTCTAGCCTCGGCAGATCAGGGACAAGGCAAGGGACGTTTAGTTCTTCGTCACTACGCCGACCTATCAGGTCTCGATTTCAGGGAACTTGCCAGCCGTGAAGATTTTGCAAAACTTATCGGTGAAAGCCGAAATTTTGACAGAGTATTCATAGACCTACCCGGACTCTCCGGAAACGCTGAACTTGAAGGCTGGCTGGCCGCTTGCGGCATGACCGGTCCGTGCGATCTGGCCGTTCATCTGGTCATGAACCCCTACTACGCTCCGGCGCAGTACACCGCATTCCTCAAAAAATTCAAATCCTCCAAAGTAAAAAGCCTCATCTGGACCAAACTGGATGAAGCCTGCAACTACGGAGCACTGGTCAACACATCATACGAAAGCGGCCTTCCGGTTTCCTTACTCTCGTACGGTTCAGGGCTCCGCAACAGCATGAAACCGGCATGTGAAAAAGATTTCTGGAGACTGGTATTCAAACACCAGCTTCCCACTGAAGAAAAACTGAAATTCGCCAAGGCGGTCTAACCGTCTTATTCCCGAAAATAAGATAAATCAGGCACAATATTCGTTGCATAAAAAACGCTGGCAACGTAAACAGTATAGATAAATAAGAACAGGGTGATACAAATGAATTCCAATCTTCCCATGGTATTTTCAGTAACCTCCGGTAAGGGGGGCGTAGGCAAGACAAACATTTCCGTTAACTTGGCCTACAACTTAAGCCGCATGGGCAAGAAAGTCTTACTGCTGGATGCCGACCTTGGCCTGGCCAATGTTGACGTTCTGCTGGGAATTGCTCCCAAATACAACCTGTTCCATCTCTTCCATGACGGAACAGGAATCCGGGAAGTAATTTACAAGACTGATTATGGATTCGACATTCTCCCTGCTTCTTCCGGCATAAGTGATATGGTGTCCCTGTCAACAGGCCAGAAACTTGACCTACTGGAAGCTATGGACCACCTTGAAGAAGAAATTGATTACCTTATTGTTGATACCGGTGCCGGAATCAACGACAACGTTCTCTACTTCAACCTTGCCGTTCAGGAACGACTTCTGGTACTGACCCCGGAACCAACTTCCCTGACCGATGCATATGCCCTTATCAAGGTCATGAAATTGCAACACGGGGTTGACAAATTCAAAGTTCTGGTAAACATGGCACCTGACATGAAAGAAGCCAAGGAAGTGTTCAAGAAGCTGTATATGGCCTGCGACCATTTCCTGAGTGGAGTTTCACTGGACCTGGTGGGAGTCATCCCCCGCGATCTCAACATGCGGCAGGCTGTTATCAAACAGACACCGTTGTGCAAGATTGCCCCCTCAAGCCCGGCTTGTGCCCAGATTGCTGAAGCTGCTAAAAAAATAACTAAATGGAAAGCGACATCCGAGCTAGATGGTAATATCAAGTTCTTCTGGAAAAAACTTCTCTTCCAAGAACAGTCCGTGGCTTAACTTAGAGTCCGGAACTACTGATTGGGAAGATTTTTCGCCCTCAGATCAAGAGGCGATAGTACGGCATTACTCACCCAAAATCCGTATAATCGCGCTCCGCATGAAATCCAAGCTCCCGCAAAACGTGGAGTTGGGAGAACTTATCAGTGCCGGAAGTCTCGGGCTGGTTGAGTCGCTTGGAAAATTTCGTCCTGAGCTGAAAATCAAGTTCGAAACCTACGCTGAGAACCGCATCAAAGGTGCCATGCTCGACGAACTCCGGCGCATGGATTGGTTTTCACGCGGGCTGCGCCAGAAAGTTAAGACGATAGAAAGCAGCATCCGAGATATCGAACACGAAACAGGTGAAAAACCGACCAGCGCCCAGATTGAAAAAGCAACCGGTTTTTCAGCTAAAGAAGTCCAGCAAGGACTTGAAGCTCTTCAGAATCAACTCTGTGTAAACCTTGACGCTTTTAACGACAATATTCCAAGCAACAAAGATTCCGAAATTAATGACGAACCTTTCCAGTCTGCTGTTTTTCAAGAAACAGTGGACAAGGTAGCTGATCTGATTGATAATTTGACGCCGAGAGAAAAACTGGTATTATCACTGTACTACGGGGAGGAACTCAATATGAAAGAAACCTCCGAAGTTATGGATATTACTGAAGGCAGGGTATCCCAGCTGCATTCTCAGGCTTTAAAAAAATTGAGAAAAATGTTCCACGATAAATATCATACGGAACCTTAAGGAGAAATAAATGGCGATTGATTACTCTATGAAAGTTCTTGTTGTGGATGACTTCGCAACCATGCGTCGTATTATCAAAAACATCCTCCGCCAGATCGGCTTCACAAATATTGTGGAAGCTGACGACGGAACAACAGCATGGGAAACCCTGAATAAGGATGACAGTATCGAATTCATCGTATCCGACTGGAACATGCCCCAGATGACCGGCATTGAACTGCTGCGCAAAGTAAGAGCAAGTGAAGAATTCGCCGACCTCCCTTTCCTGATGGTTACTGCGGAAGCACAGCAGGAAAACATCATTGAGGCTGTTCAGGCCAAGGTTTCCAACTACATTGTCAAACCTTTCACCCCTGACACCCTCGGCCAGAAAATTAATAAAATTTTTGAATAAAAATTCATTGTTCAGCGGACATGTCCCGGCATGTCCGCTGAACCTTATTTCAGACGGCAGCTAAAAAACTTCCGTCCGGAACCTTGTTTATCAGGATGCGTGCATGATCTTCCTCGCTGTTGATGATATTGATGAATCTGAATCCGGGGAGGATACTCAATCTTCAGCCCCTGCCAGCAAGGCAGCTCAAAAGGTAGAGCTGGACCTTGATGATGCGCCTTTTCTCGAAGATGAGGACGAGGAAGATGATATTCCGGACGAAGAACCGGAAGAACTGGATGCTCTTGAAGAAGAGCCCACTGAAAAAAACCAAAAACAAAACTCTTAATTTTCATCGGAATCGGAGTAATAATACTCCTGCTTGCAGCTATTCTGGTAAAACTTTTCTTTTTCGATTCTCCCCCACCACCGTCCAAGGAAGAAACCGCTGTTGAAGAAACAATGGAAGAAATCCCCTTGGAAATACCTGATGATATTCCGCCGCCTCCGCCCGAAGAACCCGGAGTAACCCTACTGCGTATGGACCCGTTCTGGATCGAACAGAAAGACAAGGACAGCCGCACCAGATTTCTCATTGCCCGTTTTGCAATGACCACAACCGATGAACGTGTTGTGGCCGAATACGGACGCAAGACCCTTATTCTACGCGATGCAGTATACTTCTATCTCAAAAATAAAGATTTACAGTTTTTAGCCGATGAGAAGAATGTAGAGAAACTAAAAAAAGACCTGCTCATGGTGATCAACCAATACATTGTGGCAGGCGAATTTGAGAAAATCCTGTTTGAGGAGTATCTCGTGAGGTAAACGTCATGCCCGGTCCTGTGGATATGCCCCTGATCATTTCGCAGCTTGCGAATGTACAGAAGATTTCCAATTCAGAAGTTACCAAATCTGGGCTTCAGCAGACCCTCATGATCAATCCCGAGGAACAGGACAAAAACAAAAAAGCCCAGTCGCAAGTCCAGAAGACCGAAAGAGACGAAGCTGCCATCTCCGTCAAAGATGAGGACGGCAACAAGGGCGGACAGCAGCACTCCGGACGCAAAAGAAAGAAAAAAGAAGAGCCTGAAGATGAAACGCAGCCCAAGAAGTCTCCATGGTCCGGCAATATCATCAATGTAAAGATTTGATTAGCCACACCTATTGCCCTTCTTCATTAAACAGGGCAAACTGTTACGGATTCAACGAACCTCTACCTTAGCTAATTATGACTGTATTCCTGCTCATTTTCTTTTCCGTAACTGAGATCGCCCTGCTTATCGCTGTGATCTTTTTCTTCCTCAGGCTGCGCAAGTCCGAAGAACTGGTAACCCAGCTCCAGAGCAAGCAGGAAGAATTCATCAAGAAACTTCAGTTCAACACCCAGCTTGAAAACGAACTGATGAATACCTTTGCCGAAAGGCAGGAAGAACTGGCTCAGCTGGATATGATGCTGGATCGTAAATCTAAAAAGCTCAAAAAAATCCTCGCTCAGGCCGAAGAATTTTCACGGTCACCGCAATTCCTGCGCCAGATAATCCTTACCGGACACAAGGAAGGAAAGCCCGTCAGCAGGCTCGCCAAAGCTACCGGGCTGTCTATTGAAGAAGTAGAACTGATTCTTGATCAGCATAGTTAAGATGCCATGAAAATTTCCAGATCTGGTAATAAGGGCTTCGGCGGAAGCGGCAACAAATCCTCGGCACGCTCTGCCATGTTCCGCAAGAAATTTTCTGTAGGCGATATTCTACAAGGCAAATTGCTCAAATGGCATCAGCCTAAACTTGGCTGGGTGGTTATCCAGGATCTGGAACTACTGGCCAACATTCAAACCAATGCCGCCATCGGCGATATTCTCACCTTCCACGTCCAGCAACTTTACCCGGGCATTATCCTTAAAGAAATAAACCCCGACCATCTGAACGGTCAGGGAATGTACATAAATCCGGCAGCCGTAACCCGCGAATTCGTCAGCCTCCGGTCCTCATTTCAATCACAGGCCAATCCTATATTTAAACAACTGAACGAAGAAATGATCGCCAGTGCGAAAAAACGAAAAGAACGATTTTTGAGCCTGTTGGAAGAAGATATAAAAACAGCGGTCCTTTTTTTCAAGACGCTCGAATGCGCTGCTAAGCTCAACTCAATACTCAGATCAACAAAGCTTTACTACATGCCATGGCTGGTTCCCTGCGGACTCAATCAGGAAATAGTGATCAAGACCAGAACAGATACTGACAACCCCGACAACTCATTCTACGAGCTTCTCTACTCTCTGGACCTGCCCCCAGCCGTCCCGGCACGCTTTAAAGTCATGTACAAAAAGCCTCAATGCGGATTCAAACTGCTGGCAGATGACCCGCGCCTGAAATCCCTGCTGGAGCCAAAGTTTAAGGAATCATTCCCTGAATTTCTCGGCACAGAACACATCCCGCCACACAATGCTGGCGGGATTCTCTCCGAACTTCTCTCCGGCTAATCTTGATCAACCTGAAAAGCCGCAACTTCCTCTTCAAGACTGGAAACTGAACTTGAAAGCTGCTCCGTAATAGAAACAAATTCAGTGAGAGCATCCTTGGTCTGAATGGAGGTTTCGCTGAGCTGAATCATGGCCTTACTGATCTGCTCCGCCCCTTCACTCTGGTTCTGCATGCCCTCGTTTACGGACTCAAAACGCGGAGTTAAAGTCTGAACCTGAGTCACCACACCTGAAATACCATCTCCAAGTAGAGCCACATTGCTGACCCCGGTCTCAACCTGCTTGCGGAACTTATCCATTTCCATAACCCCGGCGGAAACTGCGGAAAGCATCTCAGCCACTATCTTCTCAATATCAAGGGTGGACATAGCGGTCTGATCAGCAAGTTTACGTATTTCACGGGCTACAACAGAAAAACCCTGCCCGAACTCTCCAGCCTTTTCAGCTTCGATTGCTGCATTTAGGGAAAGCAAATTGATCTGCTCCGAAATCTTTGAAATAGATGTCACCACAGAACTGATGTTGGCAGCCTTGGAATTAATAACTGAAAGCTTTGAGAAAATACCACCGGAAGCATCACGCATGGCATCCATGGTTACGCCCATTTCACTGAGGTCTTGAACTCCTTGAGTGGCCAATTCCCCGGTAGAAACAGCGACAGTGGTTGATTCATTCATAGTTCTCGCAAGTTCCTGCGAAGTTGCTGAGATTTCGCGAGAAGAACTGCCAAGCTCCTGAGTTGCCGCGGCCTGATTCTCCACAGCGGCTTCAAGTTGATTAATGGCGGTACCAAGCTTCAAGGCCGAACCGGTAACTTGATCCCCGGAGACCTGAACCTGACTGACCAGCGAATTCAGCGTCAGCAGCATAGTGTGAATAGATTTTACAAGATGATCGACTTCGTCAAATCGCTTTTCCTTGCCAGTTTCAAAAGAATCAACAACTTTCTTCAAATGCCCCTTATCCGTAGCCATAGCAAAGACCCTTTTGGCCTCACGCAGATCACCCTTGGAAACATGGAAGGCCACTTTGGAAACGCTGCGAATTGGCAAACAAATTCTTCGAATTACATAATAAATAACCCCGATAGTCAGCAGCAGAATGATAAAACTGATCGCCCCCTGTTTCACTATCAAATCCTTAACCGGAGCATAAATTTCATGCATAGGCACAGTCGAAGCAACAAACCAGCCAAGAGGGGCAAAATAATGCACGTAGGACTGCCTTCCGACAATTTCGCCGTCCTGACGGCGAATCTTATAATCCAGACGCCATTCACCCAATTTACCGATCTCTTTCAGATCGTGGATTAAAGTCTTACCGGTATTCAAATTCAAAGCCTTGGCAAATTCAGGTCCGGCTCCCCTTGGCGGAACCAGTATCTTCTTTTCATTATCAAAAATAAACAAACGACCTGTTTCAGCCAGACGAATCTGGGAAAAACCCTTGCGCATATCATGGATCAAATCCTGCTTTTGGCGCTCCACAGAAGCCTCAATATCATCAACATACGCCCCGGTTCCGATTATCCAGTTCCACTTTGAAAATTCCTTTACATAAAGGATCTTGGAAATCGGTTCATCCTCACCCAGCCGTGTCCAGAGCAGTTTTACATATCCGCCACCTTCACGTGTGGCCTTTCGGATCATGTCCGGCCCAAATGCATAGCCGTTTTTATCAGACAATTTGGATAGGTCACGACCTTCAAGGGTTCGGTCAGGGTGAGCCAGAGCCTCAAGTTTGTCAGTATAAATGAAAAAGTAATCGTTGTTGAAATATCTGGTATTACGGGCCAACTTATATGCGGCTTCCTTGGCTTCCTTTTCGCTGAGCTGACCGGACTTATACAATTCGTAATAACTATCCATCTGAGACATGAAAATAGTCATGGAATCCTTTATGGATTGCCTGCGGTCATCAAAAGCATGCTTCCGGTAACGGTCAAGGGACTGATACCCTTCTTGCAAATAGAGCATACCCATCCTGATGGTATTACGAGCAGTACGGCCCTGCGCATCTGTCATATCTTCTTCAACCGTGGAACTTGTGAACACCAAAGTAACCAAAGTGGAAGCAATGACAACAGCTGCAACTATATATGAAATTCTAGTACTGATTGACCGTAACATGGATTCTCCTTGAAGATGTAAATACCGATAGGCCCTTAAAATCAATGCAGTCATTTTTACTGCTGCATAGAGTGGAGTCAAGCCCGTCCCGTAAATATCTGCATAACAGCAAAAAAAAGACCCGCCAAAAAGGCGGGCCTTAAAATTTTATTGAGTAATTCAAGACTAAGCAGGTGCAGGAACAGCTTCCGGAGCAACCGGATTGTAAGCCTTCTCCTCAACCTTGCCAACAGCAGGTTCGAGTGCGCGTTCTTCCAAATAATCAACCGCATTCTCGTGCAAATATCTCAAGAAAGAATTGTTCAGAGCATGACCGGAAGCATATACTTCAAAACGGCCCTGCAACGGCATTTCAAGAACCGCCATATCGCCGATGAAATCGAGCATCTTGTGCCTTACGAACTCATCAGCAAAACGAAGTCCGTCTTCATTGAGGATGCCGTAGTCATCAAGAACCACAGCATTATCAAGAGACCCGCCCAATGCGAGACCGTTTGCATGCAGATACTCAACTTCCTTCAGAAAGCCGAAAGTTCTGGCTTTTGCCAGTTCATCCATAAAGACATCAGGAGTAATTTCAAGAGAGAGGGTTTGTGTACCAATCTGGGGATGCTCAAAATCAATAGTGTAATCAACGGCGAATCCGTCATGAGGAAAAGCCCTGACATACTTGCCGTCCTGCTCAAAATTGATGGACTTGGTCACAGCCAGAACTTTGCGGGACTTCAAAAGTTCACGCACGCCAGCCTGACGGAGCAAATATACAAAAGGTCCGGCACTGCCATCCATAATGGGCAGCTCGTTACCTCTTACTTCAACATGAATATTATCAATGCCCATTCCGCGAACAGCGGCGAGCAAATGCTCAACAGTGGATACAGAATCCTGCCCGTTACCGAGGGTAGTGGCAAGTCCGGTGGCTACAACTAAATTAGGATTGGGAGTAATAAAAGAACTTCCGGAACCGGTATGAAGAGAAAAAAGGATTCCGGTATCTTCAACAGCAGGCCTGAGCACGATTTCCACCTGCTTACCGCTGTGAAGGCCGATACCCTTGCATCTTACTGTATTCTGAATAGTTGTTTGTAGCATATTATCTCCTGTTGCCTCTTAACAAAGCAAATATTATGCCATTTCTTGAAGACATCATAAGCTCTTACTTTAATTAATCTTTTAATTGATAGTATATTTCAAAAAATGTAACTAGTTGTATTTTTACAACAACCTTAAACATTCGTTGTGGTTTTTTTGCAAACATGCAGCAAAGCTA
The window above is part of the Marinifilum sp. JC120 genome. Proteins encoded here:
- a CDS encoding flagellar biosynthesis protein FlhF; this translates as MRVKTFRGNSTAVVFAEIKAEFGDNAIILSNKSVEEGGRKIHEIMVGVDGQEAPVPAQDTREEVIDDAMSNIPDWNQEWNQIKGHMMALLKPQMNLNLLAPRQRLALEYLEREGVESKVILDLFQQLRGNKSKAILPELENIAPVRALDSHNWPQKFQALAGPHGAGKTSTIIRLALKEKKENPAARICLASADQGQGKGRLVLRHYADLSGLDFRELASREDFAKLIGESRNFDRVFIDLPGLSGNAELEGWLAACGMTGPCDLAVHLVMNPYYAPAQYTAFLKKFKSSKVKSLIWTKLDEACNYGALVNTSYESGLPVSLLSYGSGLRNSMKPACEKDFWRLVFKHQLPTEEKLKFAKAV
- a CDS encoding flagellar synthesis regulator FleN, yielding MNSNLPMVFSVTSGKGGVGKTNISVNLAYNLSRMGKKVLLLDADLGLANVDVLLGIAPKYNLFHLFHDGTGIREVIYKTDYGFDILPASSGISDMVSLSTGQKLDLLEAMDHLEEEIDYLIVDTGAGINDNVLYFNLAVQERLLVLTPEPTSLTDAYALIKVMKLQHGVDKFKVLVNMAPDMKEAKEVFKKLYMACDHFLSGVSLDLVGVIPRDLNMRQAVIKQTPLCKIAPSSPACAQIAEAAKKITKWKATSELDGNIKFFWKKLLFQEQSVA
- a CDS encoding FliA/WhiG family RNA polymerase sigma factor encodes the protein MVISSSSGKNFSSKNSPWLNLESGTTDWEDFSPSDQEAIVRHYSPKIRIIALRMKSKLPQNVELGELISAGSLGLVESLGKFRPELKIKFETYAENRIKGAMLDELRRMDWFSRGLRQKVKTIESSIRDIEHETGEKPTSAQIEKATGFSAKEVQQGLEALQNQLCVNLDAFNDNIPSNKDSEINDEPFQSAVFQETVDKVADLIDNLTPREKLVLSLYYGEELNMKETSEVMDITEGRVSQLHSQALKKLRKMFHDKYHTEP
- a CDS encoding response regulator: MAIDYSMKVLVVDDFATMRRIIKNILRQIGFTNIVEADDGTTAWETLNKDDSIEFIVSDWNMPQMTGIELLRKVRASEEFADLPFLMVTAEAQQENIIEAVQAKVSNYIVKPFTPDTLGQKINKIFE
- a CDS encoding methyl-accepting chemotaxis protein: MLRSISTRISYIVAAVVIASTLVTLVFTSSTVEEDMTDAQGRTARNTIRMGMLYLQEGYQSLDRYRKHAFDDRRQSIKDSMTIFMSQMDSYYELYKSGQLSEKEAKEAAYKLARNTRYFNNDYFFIYTDKLEALAHPDRTLEGRDLSKLSDKNGYAFGPDMIRKATREGGGYVKLLWTRLGEDEPISKILYVKEFSKWNWIIGTGAYVDDIEASVERQKQDLIHDMRKGFSQIRLAETGRLFIFDNEKKILVPPRGAGPEFAKALNLNTGKTLIHDLKEIGKLGEWRLDYKIRRQDGEIVGRQSYVHYFAPLGWFVASTVPMHEIYAPVKDLIVKQGAISFIILLLTIGVIYYVIRRICLPIRSVSKVAFHVSKGDLREAKRVFAMATDKGHLKKVVDSFETGKEKRFDEVDHLVKSIHTMLLTLNSLVSQVQVSGDQVTGSALKLGTAINQLEAAVENQAAATQELGSSSREISATSQELARTMNESTTVAVSTGELATQGVQDLSEMGVTMDAMRDASGGIFSKLSVINSKAANISSVVTSISKISEQINLLSLNAAIEAEKAGEFGQGFSVVAREIRKLADQTAMSTLDIEKIVAEMLSAVSAGVMEMDKFRKQVETGVSNVALLGDGISGVVTQVQTLTPRFESVNEGMQNQSEGAEQISKAMIQLSETSIQTKDALTEFVSITEQLSSSVSSLEEEVAAFQVDQD
- a CDS encoding UDP-3-O-acyl-N-acetylglucosamine deacetylase — its product is MLQTTIQNTVRCKGIGLHSGKQVEIVLRPAVEDTGILFSLHTGSGSSFITPNPNLVVATGLATTLGNGQDSVSTVEHLLAAVRGMGIDNIHVEVRGNELPIMDGSAGPFVYLLRQAGVRELLKSRKVLAVTKSINFEQDGKYVRAFPHDGFAVDYTIDFEHPQIGTQTLSLEITPDVFMDELAKARTFGFLKEVEYLHANGLALGGSLDNAVVLDDYGILNEDGLRFADEFVRHKMLDFIGDMAVLEMPLQGRFEVYASGHALNNSFLRYLHENAVDYLEERALEPAVGKVEEKAYNPVAPEAVPAPA